One Microcoleus sp. AS-A8 DNA window includes the following coding sequences:
- the leuB gene encoding 3-isopropylmalate dehydrogenase, protein MAQHYRITLLPGDGIGPEIMAVAVDALKVVGEQLNITFEFTEALIGGAAIDATGEPLPAQTLEICRNSEAVLLAAIGGYKWDTLPRHLRPETGLLGLRAGLGLFANLRPATILPQLIDASSLKREVVEGVDIMVVRELTGGIYFGQPRGIFTTETGEKRGVNTMAYTEAEIDRIGRVAFETARKRRKKLCSVDKSNVLEVSQMWREHMTQLAAEYPDVELSHLYVDNAAMQLLRAPKQFDTIVTGNLFGDILSDAAAMLTGSIGMLPSASLGEKGPGVFEPVHGSAPDIAGQDKANPLAQVLSAAMMLRYGLNQPTAADRIEQAVLRVLDQGDRTGDIMSEGMNPLGCQAMGNALIQALSGG, encoded by the coding sequence ATGGCACAACATTACCGTATAACTCTTTTGCCAGGTGATGGCATTGGTCCGGAAATCATGGCAGTCGCAGTTGATGCCTTAAAAGTTGTCGGTGAACAGCTTAATATAACGTTTGAATTCACCGAAGCCTTAATCGGGGGGGCGGCAATTGATGCAACAGGTGAACCTCTCCCTGCCCAAACCTTGGAAATTTGCCGTAACAGCGAGGCTGTCTTACTCGCGGCGATTGGTGGATACAAGTGGGATACACTGCCTCGGCATTTACGCCCTGAAACTGGACTGTTGGGACTCAGAGCGGGTTTGGGTTTATTTGCCAATCTACGACCCGCGACGATTTTACCCCAACTGATTGATGCCTCAAGTTTGAAACGAGAGGTGGTGGAGGGCGTTGATATTATGGTGGTGCGAGAACTCACTGGGGGGATCTACTTTGGTCAACCCAGGGGAATTTTTACCACAGAAACGGGCGAGAAGCGAGGCGTCAATACAATGGCTTATACGGAAGCCGAAATTGACCGAATTGGGCGGGTAGCCTTTGAAACGGCTCGAAAACGCCGGAAAAAACTCTGCTCGGTGGATAAATCAAATGTGCTGGAAGTGTCCCAGATGTGGCGCGAACACATGACTCAACTCGCGGCTGAGTATCCGGATGTAGAGCTCTCTCACCTGTATGTTGATAATGCTGCGATGCAGCTTTTGAGGGCACCTAAGCAGTTTGACACCATTGTGACGGGCAATCTGTTCGGAGATATTCTCTCGGACGCCGCGGCCATGCTGACCGGTAGTATTGGGATGTTACCCTCCGCGAGTTTAGGCGAAAAAGGGCCTGGGGTTTTTGAACCTGTTCATGGGTCTGCCCCTGATATTGCTGGACAAGATAAAGCTAACCCTCTAGCTCAGGTTCTCAGTGCAGCAATGATGCTACGCTATGGTTTAAATCAGCCGACGGCGGCTGACCGAATTGAGCAAGCCGTACTCAGGGTTTTGGATCAAGGCGATCGCACCGGGGACATCATGTCAGAAGGAATGAACCCACTGGGTTGCCAAGCCATGGGAAATGCCCTGATCCAGGCACTATCTGGAGGCTAA
- a CDS encoding ABC transporter permease translates to MALPRINQIGEWNPQLFREIKGRLLPRNILIATAVSLVSQLILLISFSTQLPVPNDSATAISHRYCTGTAASEYALPICLTDGFNGFVINWSLWWKDVFVWLSIMGIFALLVVGTYMLIVDLAKEERRGTLNFLRLTPQSSPSILMGKMLGVPMLLYLVGFLALPLHLLAGLSGGISLSLILSYYVVLAASCWFFYSVALLLGLTGKWLGGFQAWLGSGVVLMLLFPMTIMLMNGSDATDSSFDWLMLFNPEMVLPYLMGSYSLDASTTANYSSTLQQLTYFFVPVGSSIWSIVGLMVLNFGLWSYWIWQGVNRCFHNPTGTLLGKQQSYWLTACFEVVILGFAVNPEVGQGESYTQGAFENFQLILVFNLLLFLSLIAALSPQRQGMQDWIRYRHKQRSAHKRGVWLDLIWGERSPALVAIALNLAIASSILLPWILLWPNSELEIPTLFNIRALWGLLVSSSLTLLYAAVAQFMLLMKTPKRAVWATTSVGSLIVVPPIIFGFLWMTATNNPGVWLFSAFPGESLAYTTGFSVFLAVIGQSLTFALLSLQLTRQLQKVGESDLKALLSERSSLELR, encoded by the coding sequence ATGGCTTTACCTAGAATCAATCAAATCGGTGAATGGAATCCGCAACTATTCCGAGAAATCAAAGGACGTCTTTTGCCCCGCAATATTCTGATTGCCACAGCCGTTTCTCTTGTCAGTCAACTCATATTGTTGATCAGTTTCTCCACTCAGCTACCGGTGCCGAACGACAGTGCGACGGCTATATCCCACCGATATTGTACGGGTACAGCAGCCTCAGAGTACGCTCTCCCTATCTGCCTTACAGATGGCTTCAATGGTTTTGTGATTAACTGGTCGCTGTGGTGGAAAGATGTATTTGTGTGGCTGAGCATTATGGGCATTTTTGCCCTGTTGGTGGTCGGCACCTATATGCTGATTGTTGACTTAGCAAAAGAAGAGCGTCGTGGCACGTTGAACTTTCTGCGCCTCACGCCTCAGTCCAGCCCAAGCATCTTGATGGGGAAAATGCTAGGAGTCCCGATGTTGCTCTATTTAGTGGGCTTTTTGGCTTTACCTTTACATTTGCTCGCTGGGTTGTCGGGTGGAATTTCCTTATCTCTGATTTTGAGTTATTACGTTGTCCTGGCTGCTAGCTGCTGGTTTTTCTACAGTGTGGCACTGCTATTGGGCTTAACAGGTAAATGGTTAGGGGGTTTTCAAGCTTGGTTGGGTAGTGGTGTGGTTCTGATGCTCCTATTCCCGATGACGATAATGCTAATGAATGGCAGCGACGCCACCGATTCTTCCTTCGACTGGTTAATGCTGTTTAATCCAGAGATGGTTTTGCCCTATTTGATGGGTTCCTATTCGCTAGATGCTTCCACTACGGCGAATTACAGCTCTACCTTACAACAGTTGACCTATTTCTTTGTGCCTGTAGGGAGCAGCATTTGGAGTATTGTGGGTTTGATGGTACTCAACTTCGGGTTGTGGTCTTACTGGATTTGGCAAGGCGTCAATCGTTGCTTCCATAATCCCACTGGTACTCTCTTAGGTAAGCAACAGAGTTACTGGCTGACGGCTTGCTTTGAGGTGGTGATTCTTGGGTTTGCCGTGAACCCGGAAGTTGGGCAAGGGGAAAGTTATACCCAAGGTGCGTTTGAGAATTTTCAGCTTATACTCGTGTTTAATCTGCTGCTGTTTTTGAGCCTGATCGCCGCGCTCAGCCCACAGCGACAAGGGATGCAAGATTGGATACGTTATCGCCACAAGCAACGTTCTGCTCACAAAAGAGGCGTATGGTTGGATTTGATCTGGGGTGAAAGAAGCCCTGCACTGGTAGCCATCGCCCTGAATTTAGCGATCGCATCTTCCATCTTGCTACCTTGGATATTGTTATGGCCTAACAGTGAACTGGAAATTCCAACACTTTTCAACATTCGAGCACTTTGGGGGCTATTAGTCAGTTCGAGCTTAACGCTTCTTTATGCGGCGGTTGCACAATTCATGCTCTTGATGAAAACGCCAAAGCGTGCTGTTTGGGCGACTACCAGCGTCGGAAGCTTGATTGTTGTACCCCCCATAATTTTCGGATTCTTGTGGATGACAGCGACGAACAACCCTGGCGTTTGGCTGTTCTCAGCCTTTCCTGGGGAGAGTTTAGCATATACCACCGGATTCAGTGTTTTTCTCGCTGTTATCGGTCAATCACTGACGTTTGCACTGTTGAGCCTCCAGCTCACGCGACAGTTGCAAAAAGTTGGGGAATCGGATCTGAAAGCGCTGCTGTCGGAGCGTTCTTCCCTAGAACTTCGTTAA